tatgatgtttaaatgttttcattgaaacTGCTTGGAGAAGTGTTTATTCAACGGTGTAATCTCTCTGGAGGGTGTAGTTTGTAGTGCATGTTGACGTGTGTTGTTATTATAAACAGTCAGATATTCAGTGAGATGGACAAAGTAATCGTAATAGCGGTCAGTATAATGAAGTAcagtcaaacagcagcacaaactacAGCCTTCAGAATTGCAATTAAGTTAAACAGTTTCAACAAACTTCGCATTACAACCTTTGTGACATTTTTGAGCATTGAAAAATGGGCATTGAGGTGGATGTATGATTTTCTTTGAACCCAGCGATGGATCCAGTTCACCCTCTGGAAACCCTGCATGGTAATGTTGATCATGACAGTGGTGATGTTACCTCGTGGGTGTCGGTGTGTCCCGGAGGCCTCTGGGAAGTCCAGCAAAAGCCAACATGCAAGAAGAGTCAAACTGTGTCAGATTCTGAAGATGGTAGATGTATGTAACCTTTCTAACATTACTCCATTCCTAAGAATATATGATCAATTTTCAGTCCATATTTTTAGAAAAGTAATGTTTTAATTATCAAGTAATTTAGCTCagttgtctctgtctcttctaGCATGTTCATCCAGTCACTGTCCAAGGCTGGGTTCGCTGTGTCGAGTTCGAGTGCGGCTCAAAGCAAACGTGGATGAAACTGAAACTCCAGACTCTGACGAGGTAAACGAGAAGCTGTCAGTCTCTGAAGTCACCGAAGTGGTGGGAACCTCCTTCCCAAGGAGTCAGGACTCTGCGCTGCAGCTTCCACTGGGGGACTGGACTACACTGAGGCTGGGGGAGGGCCAGTGTGATATTACAGAAGCATGTCTGGAGGGGATGAGAGCTGGAGAGAAATGTGAGGTAAGAGTGAAGAGAGTGGAGGTAATTAAAAAGTGtgatcaaataaataacaaaatatattctgAATGTCACTTGAGTTTAATCTATAAAGATAGATGCACCTAGTAGGTCTGTGCCAAGTTATGCTAACCAGTTCCCATGGTTATATCAAGGATGTCCACTGGCATTCAAGACAGGTCAGTCTCAGTAGCAGGAGAAAAGCAgctttttatgatttaattatCTGACAGAGAAGAACAGAAGTGGTGTTTTGaatcaaatgtttgaaaacaagcAGAAGTTTGGAGCATGTCAGAGAGAAATATTATCCAAATGAAAAAATCTGCATTTCCCCAATCCTGAGTTGTTACCAGTTTGCCCCTGCTGCTTGACACAAAgcttattgttgtttttcctacAAGCTGCAATCATAGAAATCTCAAGGTCTTTCTATATCAAGCTGAAAGGCTAAATGCTTAAAGCGTGGCATTGTACATTGCATTGTTGTCTtctcgtttctttttttctaagaatgtatcatttatattcaaatgtaaAGTATACAGGTGGTCTTATAATTGTGTTTTACTACTCAGATACTGCTCTCTCCAGTTGGAAATGGACCAGATGTCTCTATACCACAACCTGCAGAGGGACACCTTCCTGTATGTGCCACAGTTGAACTCCAAGCTTTCACGCCAGGCATGGAATCCTGGGAGATGCCACCTGGTGAAAAATGGGAGTGGGTGAAGTCCCACAAGGAGAGGGGTGGTGTCAGATTCAGGAGTGGGGATGTGTGGGGAGCTGCTGACAGCTACAGCCGAGCCCTCAAGCTCCTCATCGCTCTCTATGACCCCgtcagagagcaggagaaaaacGGACAACAGCGAGAAGCTTTGGCACTGGGAGACTCAAGCAATGGTGATGAACCACAGCACCTTGCTTCAGTTCATGAGTTCAAAACGGTCAAAGCAGAGCTCCACTCAAACCTGTCTTTGTGCCAGCTCAAACTGAGCCAGCCAGAGCGGGCGAGGGCCAGCGCGTCTAAAGCCACTGAGCTGGAACCAGGTGGTGCTAAAGCCTGGTACCGGCTGGGCCAGGCCTGCCAGATGGTGAATGAGGTCGAGGAGGCCAAGCGGGCAttcaggaagctgctggagctACAGccagaatctcctgctgctttaaaGGCACTTAAGGACATAGCAAGtaaagagaaggagacaaaTGCACAGTTGGGAGTGAGACTCAGCAAAATGTTCAGCTGAGGATCAAAGATGATCAATTTATCATCAGATGTTATCAGCACAACAGTATAGTTTTCATCACGACTCACCATAACCTGGACGTTCATCTATAGCCACTTTGGAGTTTAAAAGTAAACCCGTCACTCTGTAGATGCTCACTTCCCTCCAAACTCTTTGCTGCTTTCACATGAATTTCTTGAATGtcacttcaaagtaaaaaccaTGTGtcgggaaaaaaatgtattttgatgcagtttttaaatttactcaagtacaatACAGTACTCTACTCATCTTTTCATGTTACTCTAAACTTCTACTCGGCTACTTTTGGCAGCTGTAGTTACTAGTTActtaacattttcacattttacaggCAAAACAATGGTCGATATGTTTTTCcttgtaattattttaataatttagttAAAAATGAAGAGTGAAGGCATCGTTGGATAATTGTCTGGACATTTCTCACTATTTTCAAACATTTAGCTGCAACCTCacataaatggaataaaattgTGCTTCTGCTTAAACCCCAGGGACCAGAAGTGAGTGCTTTTACTATTAATGCTTTAAGTACATCTTCCTGATTATGCTTACTTCTTTTCACTGCATGAATTAAATTGATGATGTAACAAGGATCATATTTATTAGTATTGTAGTACTGTGATCCTCGACTGCTGgttgtatagtgtgtgtgtgtgcagtaagtCCTGAAAAATGTAAAGGTTGTGGTTTCTCTGCTTGGCCGCATGGTGTCGCACTCGATCTGCGGGTCCCCTGCTCGACCACCGTCAAAatgccgaaacccgggatcgaaccagggacctttagatcttcagtctaacgctctcccaactgagctatttcggcgAGTTGGAGGTCCTCACCTCCATATTTGACAAATCTATACgttaatttatatatttcttacACGTGATAAAAATGAGTAGATAGCGGTAAGTTAGGACACaacagaggacagtgtgtgGCAGTAGAGCTATGATAGAGTTCTTCCAGGCTGTGGGTTAGAAGGCAGCAGCCATGAGGAAATGAGTTAATTTACACTGAAACTTAACATCCTGTTATTGCATATGATGGTAGAACAGGGTTAGGGTATTTGTTGGTTTACAGTAAAAACCTGcatttaaaagctgcagtgCAAACTTAACTAACTCTCTGCTTCAGTCACCAGCCTCAACTTCACCCTCCCACCTCTCAGGGATGATGCACACAATACACAGAGATGATCAATCGATAAAGAAAAAATACCTGATCCCAGAACAGTGGGAGCTGAGTGGAGCTCACATTTGTCTACAGGTAGCTGTGATCAATAACCTGCTGCCGCCACAAGGAGGCGGTAACATAATACAAGTACCCCTATTTAGtgaaatctagtggtgaagtttcatgttgcagccgaattcacctcaccctccccttccaaacacgaaagagaacctgtggaaaccttcagttgtccagtttgggctactgtaaagaacatggtggcctccgtacAGAGGACCCGctgcagatgtaaatataaggtatttcaatttaaagggcctattctagggtaaataaaacaccaATTCATACAGTTTAGATGATTGCACACTAGTTAAAACATTACTCtggttattttatattcaattactGACAATAGacccctttcacctaaatcttacacactgaacctttaacagagGAGGCAGGTTAAGACACCAGCTTTCAGCCACCTACCCTGCCGTCCTAAGTTCTCTCCCCGGTCAGTTCATCacccaaccacaccccaaaatctatttgacgtgtactttttGCTcaatgtcccatcaactaacatggatgaggtggTGGTGATCGAGAAAAGTGTATGGAGGTCAAGAGGTCAGTGAATTAAGGACTTatcaagacacatttttaaagcacCTGTTGTGATATCACATTAGTGTTAAAAATGATCTATGTTCCATTCAAAGTAAATTTTTATCTTCATCCTGGTGAATCAACTTCCTCAAATGTTGCAGCTGTTGGGTGGAACAGGAAGGTTGGTTACACCCATTTAACAAGTTCAAATGTTGTGGACATCCTCAGCTCTTGGTAGCAAATATGTGACTTAAACTAACTCATTCGTTTTTGTATCGTCAGCaacgggaaaaaaaatactccaACCAAATACTTGAATactgtttctgtgtgaacaGGTACTTTATATGGCATGAGGCAGTTTAAGTCCAGTCATCAG
The sequence above is drawn from the Hippoglossus hippoglossus isolate fHipHip1 chromosome 7, fHipHip1.pri, whole genome shotgun sequence genome and encodes:
- the fkbpl gene encoding FK506-binding protein-like isoform X2, whose translation is MDPVHPLETLHGNVDHDSGDVTSWVSVCPGGLWEVQQKPTCKKSQTVSDSEDGRSCSSSHCPRLGSLCRVRVRLKANVDETETPDSDEVNEKLSVSEVTEVVGTSFPRSQDSALQLPLGDWTTLRLGEGQCDITEACLEGMRAGEKCEILLSPVGNGPDVSIPQPAEGHLPVCATVELQAFTPGMESWEMPPGEKWEWVKSHKERGGVRFRSGDVWGAADSYSRALKLLIALYDPVREQEKNGQQREALALGDSSNGDEPQHLASVHEFKTVKAELHSNLSLCQLKLSQPERARASASKATELEPGGAKAWYRLGQACQMVNEVEEAKRAFRKLLELQPESPAALKALKDIASKEKETNAQLGVRLSKMFS
- the fkbpl gene encoding FK506-binding protein-like isoform X1, coding for MVLMLLCVVAMDPVHPLETLHGNVDHDSGDVTSWVSVCPGGLWEVQQKPTCKKSQTVSDSEDGRSCSSSHCPRLGSLCRVRVRLKANVDETETPDSDEVNEKLSVSEVTEVVGTSFPRSQDSALQLPLGDWTTLRLGEGQCDITEACLEGMRAGEKCEILLSPVGNGPDVSIPQPAEGHLPVCATVELQAFTPGMESWEMPPGEKWEWVKSHKERGGVRFRSGDVWGAADSYSRALKLLIALYDPVREQEKNGQQREALALGDSSNGDEPQHLASVHEFKTVKAELHSNLSLCQLKLSQPERARASASKATELEPGGAKAWYRLGQACQMVNEVEEAKRAFRKLLELQPESPAALKALKDIASKEKETNAQLGVRLSKMFS